The following is a genomic window from Adhaeribacter radiodurans.
CTGAACATCGGCTTTAAATCAGATGGGTTAGTTCCTCTTTCTGAATTCCGCGACCAACCTGATATTAAAATTGGGGACGAAGTAGAAGTATTTATCGAAGATCAGGAAGATCCAAACGGTCAATTAATTTTATCCCGTAAAAAAGCGAAAATTGTAAAAGCTTGGGATAATATTCACAAAGCTTTAGAAAACGATACTGTACTGGAAGGTTTAGTAAAACGCCGTACCAAAGGTGGTTTAATTATGGACCTTTACGGTGTAGAAGCTTTCTTACCAGGTTCTCAAATTGATGTGAAGCCAATCCGCGATTTTGATGTTTTCGTGGGTAAGAAAATGGAAGTGAAAGTTGTTAAAATCAACTCTGCTTTTGATAACGTAGTTGTTTCGCATAAAGTCCTTATCGAAAAAGATCTGGAGCAACAACGTCAAGGTATCCTCAACAACCTGGAAAAAGGTCAGGTACTCGAAGGAGTTATCAAGAACATGACCAACTTTGGGGTGTTCATCGACTTAGGCGGTGTAGATGGTTTATTGCACATCACCGATATTTCATGGGGTCGTATCAACCATCCGCAGGAAGTCCTGGAGTTAGACCAGAAAGTAAACGTTGTGGTTTTAGACTTCGACGAAGACAAAAAGCGGATTTCTTTGGGTATGAAACAATTAACTCCTCATCCGTGGGATGCTTTACCAGCTGACATTGAAGTTGGTTCCCGCGTTAAAGGTAAAATTGTTAACGTAGCCGATTACGGTGCTTTCTTAGAAATTCTGCCGGGTGTAGAAGGTTTGATTCACGTTTCAGAAATGAGCTGGTCTCAGCACTTGCGCAATCCGCAAGATTTCATTAAACAAGGCGACGAAATTGAAGCAGTTGTTTTAACCTTAGATCGCGATGAGCGCAAAATGTCTTTAGGCATTAAGCAATTAACCGAAGATCCTTGGACGAAGCAAGATGTATTAGAGAAATACGCCGTTGGTACCCGTCACACTGGTGTAGTTCGTAACCTGACTAACTTTGGCTTATTCATCGAATTAGAAGAAGGTGTGGATGGTTTAGTACACGTTTCGGATTTATCCTGGACCAAGAAAATTAAACATCCATCTGAGTTCGTGAAAGTAGGTGAAAACTTAGATGTAGTAGTTTTAGAATTAGATGTTCCAAACCGCCGTTTAGCTTTAGGTCATAAGCAACTGGAAGAAAACCCTTGGGATACTTTTGCAACCGTGTTCCATATAGGTTCTATTCACCGGGCTACTATCCTCGAAAAGAGCGATCGCGGTGCTGTTCTGGAGTTACCTTACGGAATTGAAGGATTTGCTTATCCTAAAAACCTGGTGAAGGAAGATGGTTCTGTTGCGGAAGCAGGCGA
Proteins encoded in this region:
- the rpsA gene encoding 30S ribosomal protein S1; translation: MSANDDFDWDMFDSQKFGGSYSKDQRAELEKMYADTLNTVQEEEVIKGTIVGITDRDVILNIGFKSDGLVPLSEFRDQPDIKIGDEVEVFIEDQEDPNGQLILSRKKAKIVKAWDNIHKALENDTVLEGLVKRRTKGGLIMDLYGVEAFLPGSQIDVKPIRDFDVFVGKKMEVKVVKINSAFDNVVVSHKVLIEKDLEQQRQGILNNLEKGQVLEGVIKNMTNFGVFIDLGGVDGLLHITDISWGRINHPQEVLELDQKVNVVVLDFDEDKKRISLGMKQLTPHPWDALPADIEVGSRVKGKIVNVADYGAFLEILPGVEGLIHVSEMSWSQHLRNPQDFIKQGDEIEAVVLTLDRDERKMSLGIKQLTEDPWTKQDVLEKYAVGTRHTGVVRNLTNFGLFIELEEGVDGLVHVSDLSWTKKIKHPSEFVKVGENLDVVVLELDVPNRRLALGHKQLEENPWDTFATVFHIGSIHRATILEKSDRGAVLELPYGIEGFAYPKNLVKEDGSVAEAGEILDFKVVEFSKEDRKITLSHSNVFQDAKEDAAKADKFKKKPTPATGVTGGQQGVKPADIKKKEEVKSTLGDLEALSALREQMQNNEKEVGTRKLQAAADARAAADTKSDESDEAETE